One Kallotenue papyrolyticum genomic window carries:
- a CDS encoding sugar ABC transporter substrate-binding protein: MRTVRHLLVLLTLIGLILVGCSTPTQNPAAPAANTTPQPAGGQQLAVGIVLPTRDEPRWIQDETRFKEALNAKGYQVEILFSQGDSAKEKANVESLLTKGIKVLIICPHDGSAAAAAADAARAAGVKVISYDRLIRDTAAVDYYVTFDSRAVGAQQAQYLVDKAGNAKGNPLYLYAGAASDNNAFIFFEGAWSVLQPKIADGTFVVKNSSEAVALQDKATLTRDEQARIIGQITTNWDFNTAKTLAESNLTATSAADKGNVFILAPNDGTARAIADAFAADPDVASYVITGQDAEKASVQYIIDGKQSMTVFKDVRRLVQDAINAAVALLDNTPPTAQGTYNNGKIDVPAIQSPVVSVDKSNVKQVLIDSGYYQASDFTNLP; encoded by the coding sequence ATGCGCACTGTCCGTCACCTGCTCGTCTTGCTCACACTCATCGGCCTGATCCTGGTAGGCTGTAGCACCCCAACCCAGAACCCGGCGGCGCCGGCTGCCAACACCACCCCCCAGCCAGCCGGTGGACAACAGCTGGCCGTTGGCATCGTGCTGCCGACCAGAGACGAACCGCGCTGGATTCAGGATGAAACCCGCTTCAAAGAAGCGCTGAATGCCAAAGGCTATCAAGTAGAAATTTTGTTTAGCCAGGGCGACTCGGCCAAAGAGAAGGCCAATGTCGAATCCCTACTAACCAAAGGCATCAAAGTGCTGATCATCTGTCCGCACGATGGCAGCGCTGCTGCTGCCGCCGCCGACGCGGCCCGCGCTGCCGGCGTGAAGGTCATCTCGTACGATCGTCTGATCCGCGATACTGCGGCGGTCGACTATTATGTCACCTTCGACAGCCGCGCGGTTGGTGCGCAACAGGCACAGTATCTCGTCGACAAGGCCGGCAACGCGAAAGGCAACCCGCTCTACCTCTATGCTGGGGCGGCTTCGGACAATAATGCTTTCATCTTCTTCGAGGGCGCGTGGAGCGTGCTCCAACCCAAGATCGCCGATGGCACGTTTGTGGTCAAAAACTCCAGCGAGGCAGTCGCCTTGCAGGATAAAGCCACACTCACCCGCGACGAACAGGCGCGCATCATCGGCCAGATTACTACCAACTGGGACTTCAATACCGCGAAAACGCTGGCCGAGTCGAACCTTACAGCTACCTCGGCGGCGGACAAAGGCAACGTGTTCATTCTGGCGCCCAACGACGGCACAGCGCGTGCCATCGCGGATGCCTTTGCCGCCGACCCGGATGTCGCCAGCTATGTCATCACCGGACAGGACGCCGAAAAAGCCTCGGTGCAGTACATCATCGATGGCAAGCAGTCGATGACAGTCTTCAAGGATGTGCGCCGCCTGGTCCAGGATGCGATCAACGCTGCTGTCGCGCTGTTGGACAATACGCCGCCTACGGCCCAAGGCACGTACAACAACGGCAAGATCGACGTCCCGGCGATCCAATCCCCGGTCGTCTCCGTTGACAAGAGCAATGTCAAGCAAGTGCTGATCGACTCCGGCTACTACCAGGCTAGCGATTTCACCAACCTGCCCTAG
- a CDS encoding response regulator, whose amino-acid sequence MQRYRILLADDHAVVRAGISNALKELPELEIVGEVSDGRAVWAALAETRPDALLIDVVMPNFEPLLAIKRIRELYPALKILIISAHDDDIYVQGLLATGVDGYHLKDQPLSDLRLAVQQVLAGRRWISHVLLDRLLPRPGAARPPLLTLRQRELLALLQQGYDNQTIALRLGLSIKTVENHLTRLYRQLNVQSRLEAVRYAQQHAAELALAEWTASAAPGRAEPFDDHQRIRILLVDDNARYRRQLQRMVGKITPQAVIYEAETTRAALLLLDELPLQLALVDVVLGDEDGIRCTQLIKARAPRMRVVLMSAYPDREFRQRGLAAGASAFLDKKDVDVATLRQVLVDIM is encoded by the coding sequence ATGCAGCGCTATCGGATCCTGTTAGCCGATGATCATGCGGTAGTGCGCGCGGGGATCAGTAATGCGCTCAAGGAACTGCCCGAGCTAGAGATCGTTGGCGAAGTGAGCGATGGTCGGGCAGTCTGGGCCGCACTGGCCGAGACTCGTCCCGATGCCCTGTTGATCGACGTCGTGATGCCCAACTTCGAGCCGCTGCTGGCGATCAAGCGCATTCGGGAGCTCTATCCGGCGTTGAAGATCCTGATCATTAGCGCGCACGATGATGATATCTATGTCCAGGGGTTATTGGCCACCGGTGTGGATGGCTACCACCTCAAAGATCAGCCGCTGAGCGATCTGCGGCTCGCTGTTCAGCAGGTACTGGCAGGTCGGCGTTGGATCTCGCATGTTCTGCTCGATCGGTTGTTGCCACGGCCTGGTGCCGCACGCCCGCCGCTTCTGACACTTCGTCAGCGCGAACTGCTCGCCTTGCTGCAACAGGGCTATGATAATCAGACCATTGCGTTGCGCCTGGGACTCAGCATCAAGACCGTCGAAAATCACCTGACGCGGCTATACCGGCAGCTGAACGTGCAAAGCCGGCTGGAAGCGGTGCGCTATGCGCAGCAGCATGCCGCGGAGCTAGCTCTCGCCGAGTGGACGGCCAGTGCTGCGCCCGGTCGGGCAGAGCCGTTTGACGATCATCAACGCATCAGAATTTTGTTGGTAGATGATAACGCGCGCTACCGGCGCCAATTGCAGCGCATGGTGGGCAAGATCACGCCCCAGGCCGTGATCTACGAGGCGGAAACCACGCGCGCGGCGTTGCTCCTGCTCGACGAACTGCCGTTGCAACTGGCGCTGGTCGATGTGGTTTTGGGCGACGAGGATGGTATCCGCTGCACCCAACTGATTAAGGCCAGAGCTCCGCGCATGCGGGTTGTACTGATGAGCGCCTACCCTGACCGTGAGTTTCGGCAGCGTGGATTAGCAGCGGGCGCCTCAGCCTTTCTTGACAAGAAAGATGTGGACGTGGCCACCCTGCGGCAGGTGCTGGTCGACATCATGTAG